From the Malaclemys terrapin pileata isolate rMalTer1 chromosome 13, rMalTer1.hap1, whole genome shotgun sequence genome, one window contains:
- the LOC128848159 gene encoding myosin heavy chain, skeletal muscle, adult, producing the protein MSSDAEMAVYGVAAPFLRKTEKERIEDQNKPFDAKTSVFVVHPKESFVKSVIQSREGGKVTVKTDKGESLTVKEDQVFPMNPPKYDKIEDMAMMTHLHEPAVLYNLKERYAAWMIYTYSGLFCVTVNPYKWLPVYNPEVVNAYRGKKRQEAPPHIFSISDNAYQFMLTDRENQSILITGESGAGKTVNTKRVIQYFATIAVSGEKKKEEPGKMHGTLEDQIISANPLLEAFGNAKTVRNDNSSRFGKFIRIHFGTTGKLASADIETYLLEKSRVTFQLKAERSYHIFYQIMSNKKPELIEMLLITTNPYDFPFVSQGEITVASIDDQEELIATDSAIDILGFSAEEKTAIYKLTGAVMHYGNLKFKQKQREEQAEPDGTEVADKAAYLMNLNSADLLKALCYPRVKVGNEYVTKGQTVQQVHNSVGALAKAVYEKMFLWMVVRINQQLDTKQPRQYFIGVLDIAGFEIFDYNSLEQLCINFTNEKLQQFFNHHMFVLEQEEYKKEGIEWEFIDFGMDLAACIELIEKPMGIFSILEEECMFPKATDASFKNKLYDQHLGKSNNFQKPKPAKGKAEAHFALVHYAGTVDYNITGWLEKNKDPLNETVIGLYQKSSMKTLALLFAAYGGDAEGGGKKGGKKKGSSFQTVSALFRENLNKLMSNLRSTHPHFVRCLIPNETKTPGAMEHDLVLHQLRCNGVLEGIRICRKGFPSRVIYADFKQRYRILNASAVPEGQFMDSKKASEKLLGSIDIDQTQYKFGHTKVFFKAGLLGLLEEMRDDKLAQLITRTQAMCRGFLMRVEFQKMMQRRESIFCIQYNVRSFMNVKHWPWMKLYFKIKPLLKSAESEKEMANMKEEFEKTKEELAKSEAKRKELEEKMVTLLQEKNDLQLQVQSESDGLADAEERCDQLIKTKIQLEAKIKEVTERAEDEEEMNAELTAKKRKLEDECSELKKDIDDLELTLAKVEKEKHATENKVKNLTEEMAVLDETIAKLTKEKKALQEAHQQTLDDLQAEEDKVNTLSKAKTKLEQQVDDLEGSLEQEKKIRMDLERSKRKLEGDLKLAQESTMDLENDKQQLEEKLKKKDFEISQFQSKIEDEQVLGIQLQKKIKELQARIEELEEEIEAERASRAKAEKQRGDLSRELEEISERLEEAGGATAVQIEMNKKREAEFQKMRRDLEEATLQHEATAAALRKKHADSTAELGEQIDNLQRVKQKLEKEKSELKMEIDDLASNMETVSKAKSNLEKLCRTLEDQLSEIKTKEEEHQRTINDLSAQRARLQTESGEFARQVEEKDTLISQLSRGKQAFTQQIEELKRHLEEEIKAKNALAHALQSARHDCDLLREQYEEEQEAKGELQRTLSKANSEVAQWRTKYETDAIQRTEELEEAKKKLAQRLQDAEEHVEAVNSKCASLEKTKQRLQNEVEDLMIDVERSNAACAALDKKQKNFDKVLSEWKQKYEETQAELEASQKESRSLSTELFKMKNAYEETLDQLETLKRENKNLQQEISDLTEQIAEGGKAIHELEKVKKQIEQEKSEIQSALEEAEASLEHEEGKILRIQLELNQVKSEIDRKIAEKDEEIDQMKRNHIRVVESMQSTLDAEIRSRNEAMRLKKKMEGDLNEMEIQLSHASRLATEAQKNLRNTQGVLKDTQIHLDDALRSQEDLKEQVAMVERRANLMQAEIEELRSALEQTERARKVAEQELLDASERVQLLHTQNTSLINTKKKLETDISQIQSEMEETIQEARNAEEKAKKAITDAAMMAEELKKEQDTSAHLERMKKNLDQTVKDLQLRLDEAEQLALKGGKKHIQKLEARVRELEGEVDNEQKRSADAIKGMRKYERRVKELTYQTEEDRKNVFRLQDLVDKLQLKVKAYKRQAEESEELSNVNLTKFRKIQHELEEAEERADIAESQVNKLRVKSREVHKKIEGEE; encoded by the exons ATGTCGTCGGATGCTGAGATGGCCGTCTATGGGGTGGCAGCGCCTTTCCTCCGAAAGACAGAGAAGGAGAGAATTGAGGACCAGAACAAGCCTTTCGATGCTAAGACATCGGTCTTTGTGGTGCATCCCAAGGAATCCTTTGTGAAAAGCGTAATCcagagcagggaaggagggaaggtcaCAGTCAAGACTGACAAAGGAGAA TCTTTGACTGTTAAGGAAGATCAAGTCTTCCCCATGAACCCTCCCAAATATGATAAAATCGAGGACATGGCAATGATGACCCATCTCCATGAACCTGCCGTCCTGTATAACCTCAAAGAGCGTTATGCAGCCTGGATGATCTAT ACCTACTCTGGTCTCTTCTGTGTCACTGTCAACCCCTACAAGTGGCTGCCAGTGTACAACCCAGAAGTTGTGAATGCCTACAGGGGCAAAAAGCGTCAAGAGGCCCCTCCCCACATCTTCTCCATCTCTGACAACGCCTATCAGTTCATGTTAACCG ATCGGGAGAATCAGTCGATCCTCATCAC CGGAGAATCCGGTGCTGGAAAGACTGTGAACACAAAGCGTGTCATCCAGTACTTTGCAACAATTGCAGTTTCTGGGGAGAAGAAGAAGGAAGAGCCAGGCAAAATGCAT GGGACCCTTGAAGATCAAATCATCAGTGCCaatcccctgctggaggcctttgGGAATGCCAAGACCGTGAGGAATGACAACTCCTCTCGtttt gGTAAATTCATCAGAATCCACTTTGGTACCACAGGGAAACTGGCTTCAGCTGACATTGAAACAT ATCTGCTGGAGAAATCTAGAGTCACTTTCCAGCTCAAGGCGGAAAGAAGCTACCACATATTTTATCAGATCATGTCCAACAAGAAGCCAGAATTAATTG AGATGCTTCTGATTACCACCAACCCATATGACTTCCCCTTTGTGAGTCAAGGTGAGATCACTGTAGCCAGCATAGATGACCAGGAAGAGCTGATTGCCACAGAT AGCGCCATTGACATATTGGGTTTCAGTGCTGAGGAAAAAACAGCCATTTACAAGCTGACAGGGGCAGTCATGCATTATGGGAACCTGAAATTCAAGCAGAAGCAACGTGAAGAGCAGGCAGAACCAGATGGCACAGAAG TGGCTGACAAAGCTGCCTACCTGATGAATCTGAACTCAGCTGACCTGCTCAAAGCCTTGTGTTACCCCCGAGTCAAGGTTGGGAATGAATATGTGACCAAAGGTCAAACCGTGCAGCAG GTCCACAATTCGGTGGGTGCTCTGGCAAAGGCGGTCTATGAGAAGATGTTCCTGTGGATGGTTGTTCGTATCAACCAGCAGCTGGATACCAAGCAGCCCAGACAGTACTTCATTGGTGTCCTGGACATTGCTGGCTTTGAGATCTTTGAT TACAACAGCCTGGAGCAGCTGTGCATCAACTTCACCAATGAGAAATTGCAACAGTTTTTCAACCACCACATGTTCGTGCTGGAGCAGGAGGAGTACAAGAAGGAAGGAATTGAATGGGAGTTCATTGACTTTGGGATGGACCTGGCTGCCTGCATTGAGCTCATTGAGAAG CCAATGGGTATTTTCTCCATCCTGGAAGAGGAGTGCATGTTCCCCAAGGCGACTGATGCATCTTTCAAGAACAAGCTCTATGACCAGCATCTTGGCAAGTCCAACAACTTCCAGAAGCCCAAGCCTGCCAAAGGAAAGGCTGAGGCCCACTTCGCCCTGGTGCACTATGCTGGCACTGTGgactacaacatcactggctggCTCGAGAAGAACAAGGATCCTCTGAATGAAACTGTCATTGGGTTGTACCAGAAATCGTCAATGAAAACACTGGCTTTGCTCTTTGCCGCGTATGGTGGAGATGCAG AGGGTGGTGGCAAGAAGGGAGGCAAGAAGAAGGGTTCTTCTTTCCAGACCGTCTCTGCTCTTTTCAGG GAGAATTTAAACAAGCTGATGAGCAATCTGAGAAGCACTCATCCTCACTTTGTGCGATGCCTCATTCCCAATGAAACGAAGACACCCG GTGCCATGGAACATGATCTCGTACTGCACCAGCTAAGGTGTAACGGCGTGCTGGAAGGGATCCGAATTTGCAGGAAAGGATTCCCCAGCAGAGTCATTTACGCAGACTTTAAACAGAG ATACAGGATTTTAAATGCAAGCGCCGTTCCAGAAGGACAATTTATGGACAGCAAGAAGGCTTCTGAGAAACTACTTGGGTCCATTGATATTGATCAGACCCAGTATAAATTTGGTCACACCAAG GTGTTCTTCAAAGCAGGACTTCTGGGTCTTCTAGAGGAGATGAGAGATGATAAACTGGCACAGCTTATCACCCGCACACAAGCCATGTGTCGTGGCTTCCTGATGAGAGTGGAGTTCCAGAAAATGATGCAAAGAAG AGAGTCCATCTTCTGTATCCAATACAACGTTCGCTCGTTCATGAATGTCAAGCACTGGCCCTGGATGAAGCTGTACTTCAAGATCAAGCCCTTGCTGAAGAGTGCTGAATCTGAGAAGGAGATGGCCAACATGAAGGAAGAGTTTGAGAAAACGAAGGAGGAGCTTGCTAAGTCTGAGGCAAAAAGGAAAGAACTGGAGGAAAAAATGGTGACCCTGCTGCAAGAGAAAAACGACCTGCAGCTCCAAGTACAGTCT GAATCTGATGGCTTGGCTGATGCTGAGGAAAGATGTGACCAGCTGATCAAAACCAAAATTCAACTTGAAGCTAAAATTAAGGAGGTGACTGAAAGAGCagaggatgaggaggagatgAACGCTGAGCTGACAGCCAAAAAGAGGAAACTGGAGGACGAGTGTTCAGAGCTGAAGAAAGACATTGATGACCTTGAGTTAACATTAGCCAAGGTTGAAAAGGAAAAACATGCCACAGAAAACAAG GTGAAAAACCTCACTGAGGAGATGGCAGTCCTGGATGAAACCATTGCTAAACTGACAAAGGAAAAGAAAGCCCTCCAGGAGGCCCATCAGCAGACCCTGGATGACCTGCAGGCAGAAGAGGACAAAGTGAACACACTGAGCAAAGCTAAAACCAAGCTGGAGCAGCAAGTGGACGAT CTTGAAGGGTCGCTGGAGCAAGAGAAGAAGATTCGCATGGACCTTGAAAGATCCAAGAGGAAACTTGAAGGAGATTTGAAGCTGGCCCAGGAATCCACAATGGATTTAGAAAATGATAAACAACAGCTGGAGGAAAAACTGAAGAA GAAAGACTTTGAAATCAGTCAGTTCCAAAGCAAAATTGAGGATGAACAAGTCCTGGGCATCCAACTGCAGAAGAAGATCAAAGAGTTACAG GCTCGTATTGAGGAACTGGAGGAGGAGATAGAGGCTGAACGTGCCTCTCGGGCGAAAGCAGAGAAGCAGCGGGGTGATCTCTCCAGGGAACTTGAGGAGATCAGTGAGCGTCTGGAAGAAGCTGGTGGAGCCACAGCGGTTCAGATTGAGATGAACAAGAAGCGTGAAGCAGAATTCCAGAAAATGCGCCGAGACCTTGAAGAGGCCACTCTGCAGCATGAAGCCACAGCTGCCGCCCTCCGGAAGAAGCATGCAGACAGCACAGCAGAGCTTGGGGAGCAAATCGACAACCTGCAACGAGTCAAGCAGAAGCTGGAGAAGGAGAAGAGTGAACTGAAGATGGAGATCGACGACCTGGCTAGTAACATGGAGACTGTCTCCAAAGCCAAG TCAAATCTTGAGAAGCTGTGCCGCACCCTGGAAGATCAGCTCAGTGAGATTAAGACAAAGGAAGAAGAGCATCAGCGTACGATCAATGACCTCAGTGCTCAAAGAGCCCGTCTACAAACAGAATCAG GTGAATTTGCACGCCAGGTAGAGGAAAAAGATACTTTGATTTCTCAGCTCTCAAGAGGCAAACAGGCATTTACCCAACAGATTGAGGAACTGAAGAGACATCTAGAGGAGGAGATAAAG GCTAAGAACGCACTGGCCCACGCCTTGCAGTCTGCTCGCCATGACTGCGACTTGCTCCGGGAGCAATATGAGGAGGAGCAGGAAGCCAAGGGTGAGCTGCAACGCACCCTGTCCAAGGCCAACAGTGAAGTTGCCCAGTGGAGAACCAAATACGAGACGGACGCCATTCAGCGCACAGAGGAACTAGAAGAGGCCAA GAAGAAGCTTGCCCAGCGTCTGCAGGATGCTGAAGAACATGTCGAAGCTGTGAATTCCAAATGTGCTTCCCTTGAAAAGACGAAGCAGAGGCTGCAGAATGAAGTGGAGGACCTGATGATTGATGTGGAAAGATCTAATGCTGCCTGCGCAGCTCTGGATAAGAAGCAGAAGAATTTTGATAAG GTTCTGTCAGAATGGAAGCAGAAATACGAGGAAACGCAGGCTGAACTGGAAGCTTCCCAGAAGGAGTCTCGCTCTCTCAGCACGGAGCTGTTTAAGATGAAGAATGCTTATGAGGAAACTTTGGATCAACTTGAAACTCTGAAGCGTGAAAACAAGAACTTGCAGC AGGAGATTTCTGACCTTACGGAGCAGATTGCAGAGGGGGGAAAGGCCATCCATGAGCTGGAGAAAGTGAAGAAGCAGATTGagcaagagaaatcagaaatCCAGTCTGCTCTGGAGGAAGCTGAG GCTTCACTAGAACATGAAGAGGGCAAAATCCTCCGCATCCAACTTGAGCTGAACCAGGTAAAGTCTGAAATTGACAGGAAGATTGCTGAGAAAGATGAGGAAATTGATCAGATGAAGAGGAACCATATCAGAGTTGTGGAGTCCATGCAGAGCACCCTGGATGCTGAGATCAGGAGCAGAAACGAAGCCATGAGGCTAAAGAAGAAGATGGAGGGGGATCTGAATGAAATGGAGATCCAGCTGAGCCATGCCAGCCGCCTGGCTACAGAGGCACAGAAGAACCTGCGAAACACACAAGGAGTACTCAAG GACACCCAGATACACTTGGATGATGCTCTCCGAAGCCAAGAAGACCTGAAGGAGCAGGTGGCCATGGTTGAGCGCAGAGCTAACCTGATGCAGGCTGAAATTGAGGAGCTGAGGTCAGCTCTGGAACAGACAGAGAGGGCCAGGAAAGTGGCTGAACAGGAGCTTCTGGATGCAAGTGAACGAGTGCAGCTCCTGCACACCCAG AACACCAGCCTGATCAACACGAAGAAGAAGCTGGAAACAGACATTTCCCAAATCCAGAGTGAAATGGAGGAGACAATTCAGGAAGCGCGTAATGCAGAAGAGAAGGCCAAGAAGGCAATCACTGAT GCGGCCATGATGGCGGAGGAGCTGAAGAAGGAGCAGGACACCAGCGCCCACCTTGAGAGGATGAAGAAGAACCTGGACCAGACGGTGAAGGACCTGCAGCTCCGTCTGGATGAGGCAGAGCAGCTGGCACTGAAGGGTGGCAAGAAGCATATCCAGAAATTGGAGGCCAGA GTGCGTGAGCTGGAAGGTGAGGTTGACAATGAGCAGAAACGCAGCGCTGATGCTATCAAGGGTATGCGCAAGTATGAGAGAAGAGTAAAGGAACTGACCTATCAG ACTGAGGAAGATCGCAAAAATGTTTTCAGGCTCCAGGATCTGGTAGACAAACTACAACTGAAAGTGAAAGCTTACAAGAGACAAGCTGAGGAATCT